In Thunnus maccoyii chromosome 3, fThuMac1.1, whole genome shotgun sequence, the following proteins share a genomic window:
- the ssu72 gene encoding RNA polymerase II subunit A C-terminal domain phosphatase SSU72: MPSHPLRVAVVCSSNQNRSMEAHNILSKRGFDVRSFGTGSHVKLPGPAPDKPNVYDFKTTYEQMYNDLVRKDKELYTQNGILHMLDRNKRIKLKPERFQNCKDKFDLVITCEERVYDQVLEDLNSREQETLQPVHVINVDIQDNHEEATLGAFLICELCQCIQHTDDMENEIDELLQEFEEKSNRPFLHTVCFY; this comes from the exons ATGCCGAGCCACCCGCTGCGTGTAGCGGTTGTGTGCTCGAGCAACCAGAATCGCAGTATGGAAGCGCACAATATCCTCAG tAAACGTGGATTTGATGTTCGTTCATTCGGGACAGGGTCTCATGTGAAGCTACCCGGTCCTGCCCCGGATAAGCCAAATGTGTATGACTTCAAAACGACATATGAACAGATGTACAACGACTTGGTCCGCAAGGACAAGGAACT ATACACACAGAACGGCATCCTGCACATGCTGGACCGCAACAAGCGCATCAAATTGAAGCCGGAGCGCTTTCAGAACTGCAAGGATAAGTTTGACCTGGTCATCACCTGTGAGGAGAGAGTCTATGACCAAGTGCTGGAGG ATCTGAACTCAAGAGAGCAGGAGACTTTGCAGCCCGTGCACGTCATCAACGTAGACATTCAGGATAACCACGAGGAAGCCACGCTGGGCGCCTTCCTTATCTGCGAGCTGTGTCAATGT ATCCAGCACACCGACGACATGGAGAATGAAATCGACGAGCTCCTACAAGAGTTCGAGGAAAAGAGCAACAGGCCTTTTCTCCACACTGTCTGCTTCTACTGA
- the LOC121893920 gene encoding transmembrane protein 240-like, which yields MNAFLDRFHNFVLPLVRGEDRVCSCTCGRYQIHRIVPYHEAQSVVDSNINYFVSDIMTKQELDVIAGLLLGLCISWFLLWLDSVLHSGLRYWRAKRLNNVGFLSRLPKFSNSKDLLNQLRPKHTQLEDSRGNMVHVRRDAQHNINGSI from the exons ATGAACGCGTTTCTTGACCGCTTTCACAACTTCGTCTTGCCGTTAGTGAGAGGAGAGGACCGCGTCTGCTCCTGCACCTGCGGAAG GTATCAGATCCATCGTATCGTTCCATATCATGAGGCTCAGTCCGTGGTGGATTCCAACATCAACTACTTTGTCAGTGACATCATGACCAAGCAAGAATTGGATGTGATAGCTGGGCTGCTCCTCGGTCTCTGCATCAGCTGGTTCTTGCTTTGGCTGGATAGTGTTTTGCACTCGGGGCTCAGATACTGGAGGGCAAAGCGACTGAACA ATGTGGGTTTCTTGTCACGGCTGCCCAAATTCAGTAACTCAAAGGACTTGCTCAACCAGCTACGTCCCAAACACACTCAACTCGAGGACTCAAGGGGGAACATGGTGCACGTCAGGCGAGATGCGCAACATAATATTAATGGAAGCATTTGA
- the fndc10 gene encoding uncharacterized protein fndc10, with amino-acid sequence MKSQQRPSLLALSALLLCTLHQAAVSSSSTSSSASSTSSSSTAAAAAAASATSPSEVTGRDNLGTPHNWLKQTNISFNYGNQSHESRPSPKLKEASGHVNRFSFNTSRGNTTTVISERAGRASWGSEKGVSPLCAYRMIEGGIGGQLCFRQTLFGYKCHKGDCRTVVSLGNLVANILINGSVLLQWSHEGESTMTGGLDVKTAVGQMSGGDSGTNLTREETLKSHTVFGVGRRHRRGGYELSCWWNGSYTQFECAGVHLGSGCRDFLLTDLHENIPYRICLRSLVRSDPAQRADQRDCVEFTLPPSGMQDIVIAMTTVGGAICVMLVIICLLVAYITENIMSPTTQHSYSYRTHSRH; translated from the coding sequence ATGAAAAGCCAACAACGACCATCATTGCTCGCCTTATCTGCGCTCCTGCTCTGCACGTTACACCAGGCAGCTGTGTCCAGCAGCAGCACGAGCAGCTCagcatcatcaacatcatcatcatcaacagcagcagcagcagcagcagcatcagcaacaTCCCCATCAGAGGTGACAGGCAGGGATAATCTGGGGACGCCCCATAACTGGCTAAAACAGACTAACATCAGTTTCAACTATGGCAATCAAAGCCACGAAAGTAGGCCATCACCAAAGCTAAAAGAGGCGTCAGGCCATGTGAATCGCTTCTCGTTCAACACCAGCAGAGGCAACACTACTACTGTGATATCTGAAAGGGCTGGCAGAGCAAGCTGGGGCTCAGAGAAAGGGGTGTCACCGCTGTGTGCCTACCGTATGATCGAGGGAGGCATCGGGGGGCAGCTCTGCTTTCGACAAACACTGTTTGGGTACAAGTGTCACAAGGGAGACTGCAGAACTGTGGTGTCTTTGGGGAACCTTGTGGCAAATATTCTTATCAATGGCAGTGTACTGTTACAGTGGTCCCATGAGGGAGAGTCCACGATGACCGGAGGGCTGGACGTCAAGACCGCAGTTGGACAGATGAGCGGCGGGGACTCTGGGACAAATTTAACAAGAGAGGAAACTCTAAAGTCTCACACTGTTTTCGGTGTTGGTCGCCGTCACAGACGGGGAGGATACGAGTTGAGCTGCTGGTGGAATGGGAGCTATACTCAGTTTGAGTGTGCCGGTGTCCATCTCGGATCCGGCTGCAGGGACTTTCTCCTGACCGACCTGCATGAGAACATCCCGTACCGCATCTGCCTACGCTCCCTGGTCCGTTCAGATCCAGCTCAGAGGGCAGACCAGAGGGACTGCGTAGAGTTTACTCTGCCGCCGTCCGGGATGCAGGACATTGTGATCGCCATGACAACGGTGGGGGGAGCCATTTGCGTGATGCTGGTCATCATCTGCTTGCTGGTGGCATATATCACAGAAAACATCATGAGCCCCACGACACAGCACTCATACTCCTACCGCACTCACTCCCGCCACTGA
- the atad3 gene encoding ATPase family AAA domain containing 3 has product MSWLFGLNKGQPEVPPGLPVQPPPPPPPAGGSGGGGGGGDKPKDKWSNFDPTGLERAAQAAKELDKSRHAKEALDLARMQEQTTQMEHQSKMKEYEAAVEQLKGDQMRIQAEERRKTLNEETKQHQARAQYQDKLARQRYEDQLRQQQALNEENLRKQEESVQKQEAMRKATIEHEMELRHKNELLRIEAETKARARVERENADIIREQIRLKAAEHRQTVLESIKTAGAVFGEGFRAFVSDWDKVTATVAGLTLLAVGVYSARNATAVAGRYIEARLGKPSLVRETSRFTVAEAIKHPVKTVKRLKSKPQDALEGVVLSPTLEERVRDIAIATRNTRQNHGLYRNILMYGPPGTGKTLFAKKLAMHSGMDYAIMTGGDVAPMGRDGVTAMHKVFDWANTNRRGLLLFVDEADAFLRKRSTEKISEDLRATLNAFLYRTGEQSNKFMLVLASNQPEQFDWAINDRIDEIVNFALPGPEERERLVRLYFDRYVLEPATGGRQRMKLAQFDYGKKCSEIAKRTEGMSGREISKLGVAWQAAAYSSEDGVLTEAMIDARVDDAVKQHLQKMDWLHGDEEAQTKTLTPPPLGATGSEGKMGFTLPVSETPQAQEVIAPVLEINTKQEGDSIPQEMTPPLSDTSAEGKSAVPAGRDCEDAVKAEATTTAESLAQPAAPADGEGKAEKEDKTGSPPKDGTPV; this is encoded by the exons ATGTCGTGGCTGTTCGGCCTGAACAAGGGGCAGCCTGAAGTGCCTCCCGGCCTCCCGGTGCAGCCTCCGCCGCCTCCGCCACCGGCCGGGGGCtccggcggcggcggcggcggcggagaTAAACCCAAGGACAAATGGAGCAACTTCGATCCCACCGGGCTGGAGCGGGCTGCTCAGGCGGCCAAGGAGCTCGACAAGTCCC GACATGCCAAAGAAGCTCTGGACTTGGCTCGCATGCAGGAGCAGACCACACAGATGGAGCACCAGAGCAAAATGAAG GAGTACGAAGCAGCAGTCGAGCAGCTCAAAGGCGACCAGATGCGAATCCAggctgaggagaggaggaaaactCTGAATGAAGAGACCAAGCAGCATCAAGCG AGAGCTCAGTACCAAGACAAGCTGGCCAGACAGCGATATGAAGACCAACTAAGGCAACAG CAAGCTCTGAATGAGGAGAACCTTCGCAAACAGGAGGAGTCTGTACAGAAACAGGAGGCCATGAGGAAAG CGACGATAGAGCACGAGATGGAACTGAGGCACAAGAACGAGCTTCTGCGTATAGAGGCCGAGACTAAAGCACGAGCCCGTGTTGAAAGAGAGAACGCCGATATAATCCGCGAGCAAATCCGTCTGAAGGCTGCAGAACACAGACAGACGGTCCTGGAGTCCATAAA GACTGCAGGTGCTGTGTTTGGAGAAGGATTCAGGGCTTTTGTGTCAGACTGGGACAAAGTCACAGCCACG GTGGCAGGACTGACTCTTTTAGCAGTGGGAGTGTATTCAGCCCGGAACGCAACAGCAGTGGCGGGACGTTACATTGAAGCGAGGCTCGGGAAGCCGTCGCTGGTTCGGGAGACGTCCCGGTTCACTGTGGCCGAGGCCATCAAGCATCCTGTGAAG ACGGTCAAACGTCTGAAGAGCAAACCTCAGGATGCCCTTGAAGGAGTTGTGCTCAGT cCTACCCTTGAGGAGCGTGTGCGTGATATTGCCATAGCAACAAGAAACACTAGGCAGAACCACGGCCTCTACAGGAACATCCTCATGTACGGGCCCCCAGGAACCGGCAAAACTCTCTTTGCCAAG AAGCTggcaatgcattctgggatgGACTATGCAATCATGACCGGTGGTGATGTAGCACCCATGGGCCGGGATGGCGTGACTGCCATGCACAAAGTCTTTGACTGGGCTAACACAAATCGACGCGG ACTGCTGCTTTTTGTTGATGAAGCTGATGCGTTCCTTCGCAAGAGATCCACT GAGAAGATTAGTGAAGACCTGAGAGCCACTTTGAATGCTTTCTTGTATCGCACTGGAGAACAGAGCAACAA GTTCATGCTGGTTCTGGCCAGTAACCAGCCAGAGCAGTTTGACTGGGCCATAAATGACCGTATAGATGAAATAGTGAATTTTGCTCTGCCAGGCcctgaggagagggagaggctgGTGCGGTTGTACTTTGACAGATACGTGCTTGAGCCCGCCACTGGAGGGAGGCA GAGGATGAAGCTGGCACAGTTTGACTACGGCAAAAAGTGCTCTGAGATAGCAAAGAGGACAGAAGGCATGTCCGGCAGAGAGATTTCTAAGCTGGGTGTGGCCTGGCAG GCAGCAGCATATTCTTCCGAAGACGGCGTCCTGACGGAGGCTATGATTGATGCTCGTGTTGACGACGCTGTCAAGCAGCACCTTCAGAAGATGGACTGGCTGCACGGAGACGAGGAGGCTCAGACCAAGACCCTTACACCTCCACCACTTGGGGCAACAGGCAGTGAAGGAAAAATGGGCTTCACTCTGCCCGTCAGCGAGACACCTCAGGCTCAGGAGGTGATCGCTCCGGTCCTAGAGATTAATACGAAGCAAGAAGGTGACAGTATACCACAGGAGATGACACCACCTCTTTCAGACACATCAGCTGAGGGAAAAAGCGCCGTCCCAGCTGGACGGGACTGTGAAGATGCTGTCAAAGCAGAGGCTACGACAACAGCGGAGAGTTTAGCTCAGCCCGCTGCCCCCGCTGACGGTGAGGGCAAGGCGGAAAAGGAAGACAAGACTGGATCTCCTCCAAAGGATGGAACTCCAGTTTGA
- the mrpl20 gene encoding 39S ribosomal protein L20, mitochondrial: MVFLTLSCWIRSRGPDRYWKVQELLKHARHFRGRKNRCYRLAVRAVRRAFVYATKARRLKKRNMRTLWITRIAAASREHGMKYPVLMHNLTKSSVQLNRRVVSDLAVTEPRSFLSLAKLAKARQQEGFCAALGDGKEPPGVFSRVVVLH; encoded by the exons ATGGTGTTTCTGACGTTGTCTTGTTGGATCAGAAGTCGTGGACCCGACAGATATTGGAAAGTCCAAGAACTTCTCAAGCATGCACGG CACTTCAGAGGCAGGAAGAACCGCTGCTACCGCCTGGCTGTGCGGGCGGTCCGGAGGGCTTTCGTCTACGCCACCAAAGCTCGGAGGCTCAAGAAACGCAACATGAGAACG CTCTGGATCACACGCATTGCTGCAGCGTCACGCGAGCACGGCATGAAGTATCCCGTCCTCATGCACAACCTCACAAAG AGCAGCGTTCAGCTCAACCGACGTGTTGTCAGTGACCTGGCCGTCACAGAACCTCGGTCATTCCTCTCCCTCGCGAAGCTGGCGAAGGCTCGGCAACAGGAAGGATTCTGTGCAGCGTTGGGTGACGGCAAAGAGCCTCCTGGTGTCTTCTCCCGTGTTGTGGTGCTACACTAG